From Triticum urartu cultivar G1812 chromosome 2, Tu2.1, whole genome shotgun sequence, a single genomic window includes:
- the LOC125537130 gene encoding tRNA wybutosine-synthesizing protein 2/3/4 codes for MDFARRKAAALAALSSPAPDKSPKGGVDAPIAPLLDALNSHADLFTTSSCSGRISVLAQPSPQSQAADPKPKKKARGGGWLYISHDPADPDAVVELLFGGTGCGERGGGDELVFRFEPMIVAVECRDAAAAAAFVAAAIGAGFRESGITSLQRRAMVAIRCSIRMEVPLGLTNELVVSPEYIRYLVRIANCKMEANKKRMDGFLDVLQSKGLPGISRLQVHTKKDDRSLGSEVQASLNQSVQTHDELLVTEKRRGSYNCDAGTKGDCEIGENSIEGSYYENRDAVRNNIAKHGFGNAERLMHEGRLSASSGNRSSHLSITELKISGEPVEKLFLWGQSACAFTVGGEQQVLTFGGFGGPGRHSRRNYSLLLDPTSGLLKEINVKGSPSPRMGHTTTAVGNHIYAVGGRAGPSEILDDVWVLQSTENRWSRVECSGDIFHPRHRHAAAAAALKIYVFGGLSNEGIYSCLNILDTESMRWNVISAAGEWPCARHSHSLVSYGSTLFMFGGHDGQRALNDFYSFDTTTLSWNKEITSGRTPSPRFSHCMFIYKHYIGILGGCPIRENNQEIALLHLKHRVWFHVSIPALGQCLCVRSSSVVTDDDLVVIGGGASCYAFGTKFCQPVKIDLHLLESVFELAYKKNDNAVQSWDATYTMDLQEREQNGTFISHNVKSMVDAATNGIAGSDPLVFQLEKKYAKLAKDILKKFGWLDLARKVQVSQDNVLVLFPVSRNFHTLLTDQHSKLLDDDSCISKGLLGCPEKKLIGASIALHEALEILSSFHGSFLKDELALSRKAYKSPQIIMRELISSLLERKGMPSRLLEQLPTRWETLGDITVLPKTCFKDLLWESVREELWQLVAKSLGAQRLARQGKIMPNGTRDSTLELLVGDNGWVTHYENGISYSLDATKCMFSSGNRSEKLRMGQLDCRDEVVVDLFSGIGYFVLPFLVKANAKLVYACEWNPHALEALQRNVMDNHVADRCVILEGDNRLTAPKGVADRVCLGLIPCSECSWATAVRALRVGGGVLHIHGNVNDSDEARWLDNVVESISSIATAHGLSWKVSLEHVERVKWYGPHIRHVVADVRCGSN; via the exons ATGGACTTCGCTCGCCGGAAAGCGGCGGCGCTGGCCGCGCTCTCCTCGCCGGCGCCGGACAAGTCACCGAAAGGCGGCGTAGACGCCCCCATCGCCCCGCTCCTCGACGCGCTGAACTCCCACGCGGATCTCTTCACCACGTCCTCCTGCTCCGGCCGCATCTCAGTTCTCGCGCAGCCCTCGCCGCAGTCCCAAGCGGCCGACCCCAAGCCCAAGAAGAAGGCCCGGGGCGGCGGGTGGTTGTACATCTCGCACGACCCCGCTGACCCGGACGCAGTTGTGGAGCTCCTGTTCGGTGGGACTGGATGCGGAGAGAGGGGTGGAGGGGACGAGCTCGTGTTCAGGTTCGAGCCGATGATCGTGGCGGTGGAGTGCAGGGATGCTGCGGCAGCCGCGGCGTTCGTGGCCGCTGCAATCGGGGCGGGGTTCCGGGAGTCAG GTATCACAAGCTTGCAAAGACGGGCAATGGTAGCAATAAGATGTTCAATTCGCATGGAGGTGCCTCTTGGTCTGACAAATGAACTTGTTGTTTCTCCTGAGTACATCCGGTACCTTGTTAGAATTGCCAACTGTAAGATGGAGGCAAACAAGAAACGAATGGATGGCTTTCTAGACGTTTTGCAGTCAAAG GGTCTGCCAGGTATATCTAGgttgcaagttcataccaaaaaaGACGATCGATCTTTGGGCTCTGAAGTTCAGGCATCACTCAATCAGAGTGTACAAACACATGATGAACTGTTAGTTACGGAAAAGAGACGTGGCAGCTATAATTGTGACGCTGGTACCAAAGGTGATTGTGAAATTGGTGAGAATTCAATAGAAGGGTCATATTATGAAAATCGAGATGCTGTACGCAACAACATTGCGAAGCATGGTTTTGGTAATGCTGAACG attaatgcatgagggaagacTATCAGCATCATCGGGAAATAGAAGTTCCCATCTTTCTATTACTGAGTTGAAGATCAGTGGTGAACCAGTTGAGAAGCTCTTCTTATGGGGCCAATCTGCTTGTGCGTTTACTGTTGGAGGAGAGCAGCAGGTCCTAACTTTCGGTGGTTTTGGAGGACCAGGAAGACATTCAAGAAGAAATTATTCCCTTCTGCTTGATCCCACATCTGGTTTGTTGAAGGAAATAAACGTTAAAGGTTCACCTTCACCACGGATGGGTCATACAACTACTGCAGTAGGCAACCATATTTATGCTGTTGGAGGTAGGGCTGGTCCTTCAGAAATTCTTGATGATGTCTGGGTTTTGCAAAGCACAGAAAATAGATGGTCAAGAGTAGAGTGCAGTGGggatattttccatccaag GCACCGACATGCTGCTGCAGCAGCAGCTTTGAAAATATATGTATTTGGTGGACTCAGTAATGAAGGCATATATTCTTGTCTGAATATATTGGACACAGAAAGCATGCGATGGAATGTGATTTCTGCTGCTGGTGAATGGCCATGTGCTCGACATTCACATTCTCTGGTGTCTTATGGGTCAACACTGTTCATGTTTGGGGGTCATGATGGTCAGCGGGCACTGAATGATTTTTATAGTTTTGATACAACAACACTTAGTTGGAACAAAGAAATCACTAGCGGAAGAACTCCCTCTCCTAGATTTTCACATTGCATGTTCATCTATAAACACTATATTGGGATACTTGGTGGTTGCCCAATCAGAGAAAACAACCAAGAAATAGCATTGCTACACTTAAAGCATAGAGTCTGGTTCCATGTCTCCATTCCAGCTCTAGGTCAATGCCTTTGTGTGCGTAGCTCATCTGTTGTCACCGATGATGATCTTGTTGTTATTGGCGGTGGTGCATCTTGCTATGCATTTGGAACAAAATTCTGTCAACCAGTAAAAATTGATCTTCATTTGCTGGAGTCAGTATTTGAACTTGCTTACAAGAAGAACGACAATGCCGTACAGAGTTGGGATGCAACATATACAATGGATTTACAAGAACGTGAGCAAAATGGCACCTTTATTAGTCATAACGTGAAGTCAATGGTTGATGCTGCCACTAATGGTATTGCTGGTTCAGATCCTCTGGTTTTCCAATTGGAAAAGAAATATGCCAAATTAGCAAAGGATATTCTAAAAAAGTTTGGATGGTTGGACCTTGCTAGAAAAGTTCAAGTGAGCCAGGATAATGTCCTTGTTCTTTTTCCTGTTAGTAGAAACTTCCACACCTTACTCACTGATCAACATTCCAAGCTGCTAGATGATGATTCATGTATCTCTAAAGGACTACTGGGATGTCCGGAAAAGAAGCTTATCGGTGCTAGCATTGCTCTTCATGAAGCATTGGAAATATTATCATCGTTTCATGGTTCTTTTTTGAAAGATGAACTAGCTCTCAGCCGAAAAGCTTATAAATCTCCTCAAATCATCATGAGAGAACTTATATCTTCTCTACTGGAAAGAAAAGGAATGCCCTCTCGGTTGTTAGAGCAGCTGCCAACTAG GTGGGAAACCTTGGGTGATATCACCGTGCTTCCAAAGACTTGTTTTAAGGACCTGCTGTGGGAATCAGTTAGAGAAGAACTTTGGCAACTAGTTGCCAAGTCGCTTGGGGCGCAACGTCTTGCACGCCAA GGGAAAATCATGCCAAATGGCACAAGAGATAGTACATTAGAACTTCTTGTGGGTGATAATGGGTGGGTAACCCATTATGAAAATGGCATCTCTTATTCACTCGATGCAACAAAATGCATGTTTTCTTCTGGTAATCGCTCTGAGAAGCTTCGAATGGGACAGCTTGATTGTAGAGATGAAGTGGTTGTGGACTTGTTTTCCGGAATTGGATACTTTGTGCTCCCATTTCTTGTGAA GGCTAATGCGAAGTTGGTTTATGCATGTGAATGGAATCCACATGCTCTGGAGGCTCTTCAGCGGAATGTAATGGACAACCATGTAGCAGATCGATGCGTTATACTTGAAGGAGATAACCGTTTGACAGCACCAAAA GGGGTTGCTGATCGTGTTTGTCTTGGGCTGATACCCTGCAGTGAATGTAGCTGGGCTACTGCTGTTAGGGCTTTGAG GGTTGGCGGAGGCGTATTACATATACATGGGAACGTCAACGACTCAGACGAGGCGCGCTGGTTGGACAATGTTGTCGAATCTATCAGTAGCATTGCGACAGCTCATG GACTGTCTTGGAAAGTCTCTCTGGAGCATGTCGAACGAGTCAAATGGTATGGGCCGCACATTCGACATGTTGTAGCTGATGTCAGATGCGGGTCAAACTGA